A stretch of DNA from Cannabis sativa cultivar Pink pepper isolate KNU-18-1 chromosome X, ASM2916894v1, whole genome shotgun sequence:
aattcccgaccactcccgacattcccaatgtctaataaaccgtctcaatatactaacatactaagttgtgattttactgagccaaacaccgagttccatgttatcgggcaccggaaatgcaaaaattatgaaaatcactatatgacataaaatgcatttcaaaattcaataataacagcataaataattatttaaatatctataaataattttcataattaatcgtaattaactgctaatttccaaattaaactaagcggtctttacatgttGGTAATGAACAGCACTCAATTGTGGCAAAAGGGCTTGATTATCTATAGGGGACTTGTTGGTGTCATTGTTGGTTTGAAACTGGTTGACAGCAGATTCCTTGTTATTTTTTCCATACCCAGGAGGGTATCCATGAATCTTGTAGCACTTCTCAATGGTATGTCCAAGGATGTTGCAATGAGTGCAAAAATGTCTATTCTTTCTAGGAGGTTTGTTTCCTTGGGTATCTTTCTTGTTGATACTGGTTTTATCACCTTGGAAAGCAAAAGCTAGTTGCTGATTTTGTTCAGTATTGCTGTTGGTATGGCCCTTCTGGTTTTCTTCCTGAGTAACTAAGTGGAAGACCCTGTTAATTTTGGGTAAAGGTTACATTAAGAGAATGCTACTTCTGATTTGAGAAAAGGAGTCAGATAAACCCATAAGAAAGGACATGATGTATTCCATATGGTGGTGTTCTTGAAATTTCTTAACACCACCACAAGTACATCCATTACAAACACAAGTTGGTCTGTAATTGGACAGTTGCTCCCATATAGTTTTTAATTTTGTGAAATACATGCTAACAGATTGATTTTCTTGTTTCAGATTCATCAAGCCTTTTAGCAAATTGTATATATGGGGTCCATTTCTTTGTTGAAATCTGATCTTAAGATCAATCCAAATAGCTGCAGCAGACTCATCATACAATATGCTAGAAGAGATTTCTTTGGACACAGAATTTAGTATCCAAGAAATAACAATATTGTTGTTTCTAAGCCAAGCATTATACATGATAGAATCAGAAGGCATGGGTGTAGAGATGGTACCATAGAATCCGAGTTTGTTTTTAACAGAGATTGCTAATTGCATAGCTCTACTCCAAGACATGTAGTTATCTTGTCCCGTGAGAAGCTGAGATACAAGAACATTGCTCGGATTGTCTCCATGGTGAAGATAGTAAGGGTCTGTGGGGTCTTCAAGAGGATTCCTCTGTTGAGTCATTTATTGCAGACCTTGATTGCTTTGTATGATTGGATTTGAGGGATTTCCAATCACGCTTTGAGGGATATTACTTTCTTCTTCTTGGACTGTAATTGGGTTATCAGTCGACATCAAGAAGCAGAACGATCAGGAAACAAGAACGCTGATCAACCTGAAGAAGAACAGAAAAACGCCTGAGGAGGAAACACCAGCTCAGGGAAGAGAAGTCAGAGAAGAAGCACGACAACGGAGGCGGAACAGAAAGGATCAGGGGAAAGCCTCACTTtccccgctctgataccataatgcgaaaagagaaaagaaacatTTATTTCTGAAAAGGAAAGGAATGAATTGAATCAATTACAGAGTGGTATGTACAAAGGTATATATACAAGAGAAGAGTCGGTGGGACTTAATTAGTTAGTgaatgttatagtgagatttctctcacctagaaactcgagaccagactcctatttaagggacacgtgtattcagatttccaatgaaagctgaattgTCCATGAGAGACTTCACGAAGTTtcaacctcgcccaggataaagccAGCGAGTATGACCTAAGTCAGATCGCATAACCGTAGTTCGCATTATGcagggtagacccaactcgcatGTGCCATGACATATGCGAATATCCCCTCTATACTTATGCGAGagcatagagaccaactctctatggtgcaatttggtcccaacgacccaatagccctgacaagCCGATATAGATttgcatgtctaggttctactaactcgacatgcgatgtctacaagaggcaATTACCTAAGGGTACAACACGTTCCAAATGTACTgatgaccctgcgagctcaacaacggaacatgaacagtcaactcgcggatgcgacttagtaactgtcgttcatttattaatgttaacgttgcttgggtttaattattgcaattcaatatgtaaataatggattaacaatgaatgtgatccttgtgtaacc
This window harbors:
- the LOC115723930 gene encoding uncharacterized protein LOC115723930, which translates into the protein MTQQRNPLEDPTDPYYLHHGDNPSNVLVSQLLTGQDNYMSWSRAMQLAISVKNKLGFYGTISTPMPSDSIMYNAWLRNNNIVISWILNSVSKEISSSILYDESAAAIWIDLKIRFQQRNGPHIYNLLKGLMNLKQENQSVSMYFTKLKTIWEQLSNYRPTCVCNGCTCGGVKKFQEHHHMEYIMVFHLVTQEENQKGHTNSNTEQNQQLAFAFQGDKTSINKKDTQGNKPPRKNRHFCTHCNILGHTIEKCYKIHGYPPGYGKNNKESAVNQFQTNNDTNKSPIDNQALLPQLSAVHYQHVKTA